In Saprospiraceae bacterium, the sequence CAGGTTCATTTCAGAGCTCTGCTCCTGGGGCTTTAAAACAATTAGATGCAGGATCACTGTACACGGTCAATTCTTCTAAGGTGTTTCTTGATGCTTCAAATAGTTTGACCGGATATAGGCATGATACTTTGTTTATATCTACTAATGATAAAGTGACTTATCAGGAATCTGCAAGCCTGATGGGAATGTTGCAGGCGGGTTTGGGATGGAATGTTTTCCCTCGTTTCCACCTGGAATCTGGTTTTGATTTCAGACGAAGTTTTAGTAAAAATCAAGACAAACTATTGATTCAATATGCGACACCAGTTAATAATGGTCTCACCAATAGTATTACGAATGCCGGAACATTTATGGTAGACAATGCTGCTTCACTCCATCGTACTTCACTGTATCTTCAAGCGGGATACATGCTAAACAGTCGTTTAGGGTTAAATGCAGGACTTGTTTCAAAGCCTTTTCAGTCTGGGTCTGGTAGCGTATTACAGAGCGCTGCCGATCGGCCTAATAATGGCGGGTTTAGCCAATTATCATTAAAAGGGTCGGGACAGCAGCCATTCATTATTGATTTTAATCTGAGATATCGGTTTTAGCAGCCAAATTCTTTACAGGTAAAGCGCTAATTTGAAGAAAGTTTATAACAGATAAAATCCTATTTTTGCGGCTCTAAAATCAAATTATGGGTCGAATATTCGAAGTAAGAAAGTCGAAAATGTTTGCCAGGTACGACCGTATGGCTAAACAATTTACACGCATAGGTAAAGAAATCATTATTGCTGTTAAAGCCGGAGGACCGGATCCTGATGGAAATGCTCAATTAAGACGGTGCATGGCCAATGCCAAGTCGGTCAATATGCCCAAAGACCGCATCGAAAGCGCCATCAAAAGAGCTAGCGGAAAAGATCAGGCCAGCTATGACGAAGTCATGTTTGAAGGATATGGTCCAGGTGGAGTAGCTGTATTGGTAGAAGCAGCTACAGACAATAATACCAGGACTGTAGCCAACGTGAGGGCACTGTTTAATAAGTATGGTGGCAGCCTCGGGACCCATGGGTCTGTCAGCTTTATGTTTAACAAAATGGGTGTATTCAAATTGCACCCGGAAGGCATCCAGATTGAAGACCTCGAAATGGAGCTTATTGACTTTGGTTTGGAAGAAATGGGGGAGGGTACAGGAGAAAACGATGAACCCGTAATAGTGATCAGAGTCCCTTTTAATGAGTTTGGTACTATGCAAAAAGCACTTGAAGACAAAAATATCATTCCGATCTCCTCAGAAATGGAATGGATACCATTAAATACAACTTCCCTGGAGGATGAAAAAGCTGAGGATGTACTGAAGCTGGTTGCAAAAATGGAGGAAGATGATGATGTGCAAAAGGTGTTTCACAACCTGGCTTAGATCAGAGTCCTTCTAATATGCAGATATACAGTGCATTATTTTAAATTTTTAGTTACGAGTCTCTGTCCTTAAAATCTTTAACAATACAAGGAGCATTTTGCTCAGTGATATCGTTATACTGCATGATACCTGAATTTTTCGAAATTCCAGGATAGAAGGGCTTACTCTAAGTCGGATCTTTATTACACTTTAATCAAAGTTTTGTTGATCAATTTTATTGAATAACAAAATAGTTGACTGGAGTTTATTTAAAAGATTTTCACGAGGTTATTTTCAGAATTTAACCTCCATCGCTCTCTCTAAATCAAACAATTAAAACAATATGTCCAAAAGATTACTAAATCGATTTTTGAGCATTGGCATAATGGTTTTTATGACCCATTTCGCCGAAGCTCAGATTAAAATCACAGGCCTCCTACAGGATGAATCCCAACAACCATTGATCGGTGCCAATGTCTTGGTGAAGGGTACTCAAAATGGCACCATTACAGATATAGATGGTAGATTTTCTATCGATGCTCAGCTCAATGATGTCATTCAGTTTAGTTATGTTGGATTTCAGTCCAAAGAGCATATAGTTACATCAGCCGAAGATCTGGTCATTACGATAGAATCAGGAGTACTCGGGGTATCAGAAGTAGTGGTAGTAGCTTACGGTACGGTAAAAAGATCAAACTTTACTGGATCGGCCAATACGATCAGCAGTGAACAATTGAGCAATCGCTCTTTGGGCAATGTGGCATCTGCTTTGGTAGGTGCCGCTCCAGGTGTGCAGACCAATGCAGTCAATGGACAGCCAGGAAGTGCTCCAGCGATCAGAGTAAGAGGTTTCGGTTCTGTGAATGCATCTAATGCACCTTTATTTGTAGTGGATGGCGTTCCTTTTTCAGGCAATGTAGCCAATATAAATGCCGACGATGTGGAAAGTATATCTATTCTAAAAGATGCCGCCTCTACTGCTTTGTATGGATCCAGAGCTGCAAATGGAGTGGTCATGATCACCACCAAAAAAGGTAAAATTGGACACAACAATGTAAGTCTTAAATTAAGTCGTGGAGTATCTTCTAGAGCGCTCCCTGAGTATGAGCGTGTCGATGCTTTTCAATATTATCCATTGATGTGGGAAGCATATAGAAATAGCCTTGCTTTTCGTGCATCCAATCCGGTAGCAATAGCTACAGCCAGTGAGACGGCTACAAAGGATATTGCTGGTCTATTGGCTTACAATCCATTCAATGTCGCAGGAAACACAGTCGTAGGTACAGATGGAAAACTCAATCCAGCAGCCAGTCTCATCTATAATCCTGAGGACCTGGATTGGCAAAAATTCATCACCCGTCAAGGAAATCGAAATGATGCTTCTGTCAATATATCCGGAGGACAAGGAAAAATGGATTATTTGATTTCATTAGGTTATCTTGATGAAAAGTCTTTTTTGGTCAGGTCCGATTTTAAAAGGTATACCGGAAGAGTCAATATCAATAATCAGGCTTTGCCTTGGTTCAGAACCGGTCTCAATCTCAGTGGTACTTTTGTAAAATCCAATCTGGCTTCGTCTACCGGAGGGACCGCATTTGTCAATCCTTTTAACTTCGCCAGAAACATTGGTCCTATCTTTCCAGTATATGCTTATGATCCAGCTAATCCGGGCCAATACTTGTTAAATGGTCTGGGAGAAAAACAATATGATTTTGGAAATCTCAGTGCATTAGGATTGCCTAATAGACCTGGAGGAGGATATGGAGGTCGTCACATTGTGGCTGAAACAGAATTAAACCAGGAGTTTTTTAATCGTAATGCCTGGGGTGCACGTACCTATGGCGAAATCAGCTTTTTGAAGGATTTTAAATTTACTACTAATGTGACTGTAGATGCATCCAACCGCACAGATTATGATTATGACAATGCCATTATTGGTGACGGAGCTCCAGGTGGCCGCTCAGATAAACAGTACGCTAATGTGACCAGTTTTACTCTTAACCAGTTGCTTAATTATAGCAAAGCATTCGGTAGACACAATTTTGATTTCCTGTTTGGCCATGAAAATTTTGACTACAAGGATGATAATTTGCGAGGATTCAGAGCCGGACAGATCCTGGAAGGAAATATAGAATTGGTCAATTTTACGACCACCACTACATCCAGGTCGGAGGCAAATAAATATAAAATCGAAAGTTATTTCTCAAGACTGATGTATGATATAGACAATAAATATTTTGCCACTTTATCTTACAGAACAGATGGGTCTTCTAAGTTTTCCAAGAAAAACAGGTGGGGTGATTTTTATTCTGCCAGTGCAGCCTGGAGAATGGATCAGGAATCATTTATTAAGAATATATCCTGGATCAATGCTTTAAAACTGAGAACTTCCTATGGAGTGACCGGCAATGACGGAGTACTCGATCCTGATGGGCTTACTTTATTATATCCATCACAACCATTATATACCATTGGATTTAACAATGCTGCCGAACCCGGTATCATCCAAAACAGCCTGGGCAACGAAGATCTTGAATGGGAATCCAATACCACCTTTGATGTGGCGCTTGAATTTGAAGTTTTTAAAAGTAGACTTGGTGGCACAATAGAATATTTTGATAGAAAATCCGATAACCTGTTGTTCCAGGTCCCGCTTCCAATATCAGCAGGTATTACTTCTCAAATCAAAAACGTTGGATCTATGTTTAATCGGGGAGTAGAGCTTAATCTTTTTTCTGACATCATAAGGACTAAAAATTTTAACTGGAACATCAATTTTAATGTCACTGCACTAAAAAATCAAATCACCAAATTGCCTCAAGAAGAAATCATCTCTGGCACCAAAAAACTTAGTGTGGGACATTCTATCTACGACTATTGGTTGAGAGACTGGTATGGAGTAGATCCTGCTAATGGTAATGGATTATATACAGCCAATGCATTTAGTGCCAGCAATACCAAAGTTCTAGCCAATGGAGATTCCGTATCTAGTAGTCAAAATAATGCACGATTTCATTATGCCGGATCTGCTATCCCGGATTTTTATGGTAGCGTCACAATACTTTCACTTATAAAGGGCTATCGCTTTCAACACTGTTGACTTACCAAAGGGGAGGACTTACTTATGATGCAACTTATGCTACCTTGATGTCTTCAGGCAACTATGGTGCAGCTTTGCATAAGGATCTTCTCAGAAGATGGCAGACAGAAGGAGATATCACCAATATACCTCGTATGGATGTTTCTCAGACAGCAGTTTTTGGAGCTCAATCTGACAGATGGCTTACGGATGCTTCTTTTATCAATATTCGCAATGTCGAATTGGCTTATACCTTTTCTAAGAAAGTGGTTAATAAAATGAAGATTTCTGGTGCTCGCGTATTTTTAAATGCTGAAAACCTAAAAATGTTTTCAAAAAGAACAGGCATGAATCCGGAAGAATCGTTTACCGGGGTCACCTCAAATGAATTTATACCCGCCCGAATAATCAGTGGGGGCGTAAACATAAATTTCTAAACTCAAATTTTATTGAAAATGAAATATTTAAAACTATCAATAATTGTAGCAACGCTTTTTATTTTAGCTTCATGTGGAGATGACTATCTGGATACCACTCCCACAGACTTGGTATCTTCCAGCGCTGCTTTTCAAAACATTACCAATGCATGGGCCGCACTAAATGGCATCCATCGTGCATTATACGTGCAATATGCCAATCAAGGCGAAGGTGGCGAAGGCAATCTCAATCTCAACAGGGATGTTCTTGGAGAAGATTATGTGATGACTGCTGTTGGAAATGGTTGGTTTAACAATTCATATAAATGGCTGGACCATAGAAGCGAGACCAGCGCATTAAGTAAATATCCCTATGCAGTTTATTACAGGTTGATTGGCAATGCCAACCTCATCATCGCCAATATTGATGGGATCGCTGCAGATCCCGCTGAGATAAACGCCATCAAGGGACAGGCTCTGGTATATCGTGCATGGTCACACTTTCAATTGGTACAATTGTATGGACAGAGATATGACAAGTCAAAAGCACCTAATACTCAATTAGGGGTGCCGCTGATGCTTACGCCGACCAGTGAAGGTCAGACTCGGGCTGCAGTAGAAGAGGTTTACACTCAAGTGCACAAGGATTTGGATGATGCGATTAGTTTTTTGCCTGCAACTTCCCGAAAGAACAAATCCCATTTTAACGGGCAAGTGGCCAAAGGCATCAAAGCCAGGGTATATCTGGCTCAACAGGACTATCCAAATGCTGCCAAATTTGCAGCTGAGGCTCGTGCAGGATTTAATCTTATGACAAACGCAGACTATTTAAGTGGCTTTAATAATGTGAGCAACCAGGAATGGATGTGGGGTAGCGATCAGATAGATGAGCAAACTACTTTTTTCTATTCTTATTTTGCCTATGTATCCTGCAATTTTAATTCTACCAACATCAGGACCAATCCCAAAGCCATCAATTCGACTTTGTACAAAATGATCTCCGATACCGATGTTAGAAAAAAATGCTGGGATCCCACCGGAAGTGCCTCCGCCATCACTCCTCCAGGAGGGCTGAAAAAGCCATATATGACACAAAAATTTTTGGCCAGTAGTTCTAGTAATAGCGTTGGAGATGTACCCTACATGCGCGCAGGCGAGATGTACCTCATAGAAGCAGAAGCCAAAGCCAGAAGTAATGATAATTCCGGCGCACAAGATGTATTGTTTATCTTGGCCAAAAACCGGGATCCCAACTATGTCAAATCCACCAAAACTGGAACCGAGCTGATCGAGGAAATCATGATTCAGCGTAGAGTGGAGCTTTGGGGCGAGGGATTCCGATTTACCGACCTGAAGCGATTAAACCTGCCCTTAAACAGAAATGGAGCTAATCATCAATCCGCGCTTTGTTTGATCTTTGATGTACCGGCAGGGGATAAACAGTGGGAATTTTTATTTCCCAGGGATGAACTCAATGCCAACCCACAGATCGTTCAAAACCCACTCTAGAAGGATGGTTATGTTCTAAAGCAGAATGACCCTAAAAAAAGCAAAGGCTACCAAAGATGGTAGCCTTTGCTTTTTTTAGGGTCAGGTACTTGATCGAATAGGTGACTCCTTATGATTTTTTGATGGAATCTGCTTTCTTTGGCACCGGATCATATCCCCAGCTTCCCCATGGATGGCACCTTGCTATTCTTTTGATGCCCAGCCAGGAACCCTTGATTACGCCCCACTCGTCGATTGCCTGGATCATATAGTGTGAACAAGTTGGGTCATACCTGCATTTGTTGGCACCAAGTAAAGGAGAAAGTAAATATTGGTAGGCCCTGATAGGAAAAATAAAGATGCCTTTGATGATTCTATGGCTTGTATCTACAACCTTCTTCATGTGCCATTAATAATTCACTGATTCTTCAAAGTGTTTGGAGTTGAACAGCATATAACCTGTTTTGCCTTTGACTTTGATATTGATGATGTTTTTTTGATCATCATATAACTCCATCAGCACATTATATTTTACTTTTATCTGATTAAAATTGGACGGCATTGGATACTCCATATATGACCACACAGCTAGTTGATCCTCTGAAGCTTCCTTGCCAATAAACTTGCCGGCAGTGGCTTTGTTGTCGATTTGAATTTGAAGTTTTTTATCAAGATATTTTGACAAAACAGCTTCAGCGGTGCTCACTTCTTTGTCAGTACAAAGGTGCAGATCGCTGGCGCCTTCTTTGGCCAAGACTGTCTGAAGGTCATCCAGGTAGATTTGGGTGGCTACTTCCAGCGTGTTGGCATCAGCATTATATTGGATTTCACATTTGCTTAGGTGAATAGCGTGAAAATAATCTGAGGAACAATCAACACCTTTGCCGGCGAGGCTGACCAAGGATAAAATTATATAAAGTGACCAGTTTGTAATCATTTTTTTCTTGATATGATGCATTAATAAACAAGAATCACCAAAACTTAGTTTCGTACATCAAATATAGGGCCACCAGACCAGCCAGGATAGACAATAATTTTGACCAAATTGGAAATCCATTTTTAACTATTCTCAACACCACCCAGGTAAGTGTCATCAAACTCAATACAATACCGATCTGACCGACCTCTATGCCTACATTAAATGAAAATAGTGGTTTGATAATGTTTTCTTCTTTACCTAATAAGCTTTTAAAATAATTAGAGAAGCCACTTCCATGGATAAATCCAAAAAACATGGGTAATACATATTTCCACCAGGTCATCTTGAGTCCTGGTCTGGCTACTGTAAGATTTAAGATAGCAGTGATCAGTATAGTCACCGGTATAAGAAACTCAATAATCTTTGATGGAAAGACCAGGATATTCAATGCTGAAAGCCCTAAGGTCAGGGAATGGCCAATGGTAAAGGCGGTCACCAATACCAAAACTTTGCGCCAGTCCGAAGGCGTATATATTGCGCAAAGCGCTACAATAAAGAGGATATGGTCATAGGCTTTGATGTCGGCAATGTGCTGTATGCCAAGTTGAAAAAAAGTATAAAACTCTGAATTCATTTGACTGCAATATTAACCATCCTTTAATAAAAAATCCGGAAGTAACTACAAATAGTCTACCTCCGGACCTGGATGATATTTTAACTAAAATTAGTATCTGTAATAATCAGGTTTATAAGGACCTTCAGTTTTGATTCCGAGGTAATCCGCCTGTTCGGTATCCAACGTATCCAGTTCGACACCAATTTTTTCAAGATGCAGCCTGGCAACCATTTCATCAAGATGTTTAGGCAACATGTAGACTTTGTTATCATACTTGTCACGATTAGTCCAAAGTTCGATTTGAGCTAATACCTGGTTGGTAAATGAAGTAGACATCACGAAGGATGGATGCCCCATCGCACAACCCAGATTGACCAATCTTCCTTCAGCCAATAAGATAATGTCATTGCCATCTATGTTGTACATGTCTACCTGTGGCTTGATTTGATCTTTAGTCTGGCCATAGTTTTTATTGAGCCAGGCTACATCGATTTCATTGTCAAAGTGACCTATATTGCACACGACTGCTTTGTCTTTCATGAGTTTGAAGTGCTCACCCGTCACCACATTGAGACAGCCAGTGGCGGTTACAAGGATATTGGCTTCTGGCAGCGCTTTAGACATCTTTTTAACTTCAAAACCGTCCATAGCTGCTTGTAGTGCACAAATAGGGTCGATTTCGGTAATGATCACTCTGCAGCCAGCACCTCTGAGTGAAGCAGCAGATCCTTTGCCAACATCTCCATATCCTGCCACTACTGCAACTTTTCCAGCAAGCATCAAATCTGTTGCTCGTCTGATTGCGTCTACACAGCTCTCTCTACAACCATATTTATTGTCAAATTTAGACTTAGTCACAGAATCATTTACATTGATAGCTGGTACTGGCAGGGTGCCTTTACCTACACGCTCGTACAATCTATGGACACCGGTCGTCGTCTCTTCACTGATACCACCAAGACCAGCGACCAGTTCTGGATATTGATCAAGCACTACATTAGTCAGATCTCCGCCGTCATCGAGGATCATATTAAGTGGTTTGCCATCTTTAAAGGCAAACAAAGTCTGTTCAATGCACCATTCGTATTCTTCATTGGTCAATCCTTTCCAGGCAAATACCGGTACACCTGCAGCAGCAATAGCGGCAGCCGCATGATCCTGGGTAGAAAATATATTGCAAGAAGACCAGCTTACTTCAGCGCCTAATGCGACGAGCGTCTCTATGAGTACGGCAGTCTGTATGGTCATGTGCAGACATCCGGCTATACGAGTTCCTTGTAAAGGTTTGGACACTCCGTATTGTTCTCTCAGTGCTATTAGACCGGGCATTTCTGCTTCTGCCAGGAGTATTTCTTTGCGACCCCAATCAGCCAAAGACATGTCTTTTACTTTGTAAGGGAGTTTTGCATGTATTGTTTCCATTATAAATATTTAAATATGTAATCTTAAAGGCCGCAAAGGTATGAAATAGCCTGGATTTTATCGTTGAATAGGATAGTATTTAATAATAATCTGAACAGATAAATACCACATCTTATAGTGTTTGTGATTGAATTAATTATATTTGATTATTGCAAATGTTAAGCTTTATGGAATTTTATCCTTAAAAAGCACTTATATAAGAATCAATCATATGGTACAACCGACTTAATAAATCTCATTGTCAACCATCCTTATACCAATTATGAAGTATAGAAAAACCAAAAACCAAATAGCAAAATCCATATCGATTAAGGACCTGGAATCTGGGAGATTAAGCCAAAGCTTGCCTACAGATAGCCCCTTGTCGATCGACCAGCTAATAAGCCTGGAACAATCCATCACGGGGAAACTGGTATTTCCCTGGAATCCAGACTATGAGCAAGATCGAAAAGATTTTAATGATGTATACCCAGCCTGTCCTGTTGTAATAGTATATGCCGTGTGCTTTGATGATCTCAGGGAGTGTCTTAAAATTGCGCAAGACAATGGTCTCCAGTTTACGATCAGATCGGGAGGACATAGCCTGGCAGGATATTCAGTCTGTGACGGCATGGTCATCGATATGAGTATGATGAAACATGTCCATGTCGATGTTACATCACAAACTTTGACAGTCGATGCGGGTGCAGCTTTCGGGGACATTTTTCCCATTTTAGAGCAATATGGATTGCATATGCCGGGTGGCGGATGCCCTACGGTTTGTGTCGCGGGCTATATGCAGGGTGGTGGTTATGGGCTGACATCGAGGGCATTTGGCATGAATTGCGATTGTGTGCTCGAAGTCATGGTCATGTTGGCTGATGGCAGGATAGTAAAAGCCAACCAAAATTTAAACAGTGACTTATTTTGGGCAGTCAGGGGAGGTACAGGTGGAAATTTTGGCATTTTACTCAATATAAAATATCAACTGGTGCCACTCGGATTTATTTGGGGAATAAAGATCACCTGGAATATAGATCCGAGCCCAGGCGACGCTGCCCAGGCGCTCTATACCATTCAAGAACAGTATTTGACAGACAATGCTTTTGCCAATCTTGGAATTGAAACTATATTGGCCACAGACACTGATGGCAAAAAGAAAGTATTTTTCTGTGCAGTCTGGATTGGAGATGAAGCAGGCTTCGACATGGCCTTGGCTCCTTTGCTGGATGTACCTGGTGCTCAAGTGGTTTTTAAAATCCAGGGCAAATACTCGGATGTCAATGCCCGGGTGTTAGAGGGTACACCGGATTTGCCTGAAGGCATCAAGGCTTACTCCAGAAGTACGATTATTGAGCGATCTCTTAGTATAGCCAATTGGAGCGATATCCTCCAGTACTTTCTGACTGCGCCCAATCAATATACGATGGTAGACATGGAGTGTTATGGTGGTAAAATAAATCAGGTATCTCCCGGATATAATGCATTCATACATCGTACAGCAAAAATGGATTTTTTCTGCGACGCTTTTTTCGATGACCAGACCAAGGATCAAAAGGAAAACGAGATATGGCTCAATGCATTTATGACATTTATGCAGCGATACAGTAATGGGCATTCTTACCAAAACTATCCGAATAGGGATCAACAGAATTGGAAATGGGCTTATTGGGGAAATTTTTATGACCAACTGTTGTCAGTGAAACAAAAATATGATCCGGCCAATGCCTTTAATTATCCTCAATCCATTGGACCTTACCAGTCCATTTCTCGACAAAACCTTATTACCCAAAGTCCTATTCAATATGAAGCCATTTAAACTTATATATATTTTTATTGCACTCGGGTGGCACTTATCCATTGCTCAAAGTCCAGTCGTTTTAAGCATCGGTGAAGACAAATTGATCGGCAAAAATATCAGTTTTTATGTAGATGAAAGTCACTCTGTGACAGTCGACGAGGTATCTTCCAAAACCTTTATACCCTGTGAGACAGATGTACTCAATCTGGGACATCAGGAACATCCTGTCTGGATTCGTTTTCAAGTGACGAATAGAACGGACCAATCCTATTTTCTGCAGATAGAAGCACCTATGCTAGAGGAATTGGAAGTTTATCAAGTAGAGGATGCAAAGTTTAACCAATTATTTAAAGGAGGATTTAATACAGCATTTACAAAAAGACCTATTAAAATTGAAGATTGGTTGTTTAGTTTGCAAAGTAATAAAGATGCGCCTACTACCTATTATATCAGAGCATATACCGGTTTTCCTTTTTTATTGCCGATTAGTATTGCCTCTAAAAATGAATACGTAGGCAGAGTCCAGCAACACAACTTGTTTTGGGGCTTGTATGTCGGCATTATGGTATTTGCTTTTTTGTACAATCTGTTTATTTATTTTTCTGTCAGGGAAAAGACCTATCTGTATTACATTTTATATATCCTGGGTGCATCGTTGTTTTACCTGGGTTTACAAGGATTTGATTTCAAATATCTATGGCCTGATTTGCCCTCTTTGAATAAACATGTTGTATCCATTCTTTGCTTTACCAATATTTGTATCACGGCATTTGCCTTTAGATTTTTAGGCATTAATAAAAAGTCATTTAAATGGCAATATTATTTCGGAATATTCCTTGCCGGCATGTTTGGATTATTGTTTATTCTCGATTTTTTATTGCCTTACGGATTGGTAAACGGATTGGCTCAGTTATTCAGTTTGGTCATCTGTGTTTATTTCATCACCCTTGGAGTCATGGCATATCGCAATAAAATCAGCAATGCGAGGTATTTTTTATTTGCCTGGACTTTGTTTTTATTGTTGGCTATACTCTATATCCTAACGATCAATAATGTATTCCCCAGTAATTTTTTCACCACCCATAGTATTTTTATAGGACATATGACCGAAGTATTGCTGCTGTCGTTTGCTTTGGCTGATCGAATCAATTTTCTAAAAAAGGAGAATGAAGAAAAACAATCCCAGATTATATATCAACTCGAAGAAAACGAAAAGATTCAGCTGAGAGCCAATAAAGAACTGGAGCAAAAAGTAGTGACCCGTACTGCAGAAGTTGTAAAACAAAAGAATGAAGCTGAAAATGCAAGAGCACGTAGTGAAGAGCTGCTACTCAATATTCTTCCTGCTGAAACAGCTGAAGAGCTTAAAGCGACAGGCACTTCGGACGCAAAGTTGATCAGTGAAGCCACAGTTTTATTTGTCGATATCAAAGATTTTAGTTCCATCGCCAGTACTTTGAGCCCCGATGAGTTGGTCAATGAAATCAATGAATGTTTTACAGAGTTTGATATGATTGTGGAGAAATACGGTATCGAGAAGATCAAAACGATAGGTGATGCCTACATGGCTGTGGGTGGGGTGCCCAAACCCAATCACTCCAATCCTGATGATGTAGTCAATGCAGCTTTTGAGATGTTGGACTTTATTAGCAAATTAAATCAAACGAAAATTTCCGAGGGCAGAAAACCATTCAATATCAGGATAGGGGTCAACACTGGGCAAGTGGTCGCAGGAATAGTCGGCGTGAAAAAATTTGCTTATGACATTTGGGGCGATACAGTCAATATAGCCAG encodes:
- a CDS encoding adenosylhomocysteinase, whose translation is METIHAKLPYKVKDMSLADWGRKEILLAEAEMPGLIALREQYGVSKPLQGTRIAGCLHMTIQTAVLIETLVALGAEVSWSSCNIFSTQDHAAAAIAAAGVPVFAWKGLTNEEYEWCIEQTLFAFKDGKPLNMILDDGGDLTNVVLDQYPELVAGLGGISEETTTGVHRLYERVGKGTLPVPAINVNDSVTKSKFDNKYGCRESCVDAIRRATDLMLAGKVAVVAGYGDVGKGSAASLRGAGCRVIITEIDPICALQAAMDGFEVKKMSKALPEANILVTATGCLNVVTGEHFKLMKDKAVVCNIGHFDNEIDVAWLNKNYGQTKDQIKPQVDMYNIDGNDIILLAEGRLVNLGCAMGHPSFVMSTSFTNQVLAQIELWTNRDKYDNKVYMLPKHLDEMVARLHLEKIGVELDTLDTEQADYLGIKTEGPYKPDYYRY
- a CDS encoding YebC/PmpR family DNA-binding transcriptional regulator, with protein sequence MGRIFEVRKSKMFARYDRMAKQFTRIGKEIIIAVKAGGPDPDGNAQLRRCMANAKSVNMPKDRIESAIKRASGKDQASYDEVMFEGYGPGGVAVLVEAATDNNTRTVANVRALFNKYGGSLGTHGSVSFMFNKMGVFKLHPEGIQIEDLEMELIDFGLEEMGEGTGENDEPVIVIRVPFNEFGTMQKALEDKNIIPISSEMEWIPLNTTSLEDEKAEDVLKLVAKMEEDDDVQKVFHNLA
- a CDS encoding RagB/SusD family nutrient uptake outer membrane protein; translation: MKYLKLSIIVATLFILASCGDDYLDTTPTDLVSSSAAFQNITNAWAALNGIHRALYVQYANQGEGGEGNLNLNRDVLGEDYVMTAVGNGWFNNSYKWLDHRSETSALSKYPYAVYYRLIGNANLIIANIDGIAADPAEINAIKGQALVYRAWSHFQLVQLYGQRYDKSKAPNTQLGVPLMLTPTSEGQTRAAVEEVYTQVHKDLDDAISFLPATSRKNKSHFNGQVAKGIKARVYLAQQDYPNAAKFAAEARAGFNLMTNADYLSGFNNVSNQEWMWGSDQIDEQTTFFYSYFAYVSCNFNSTNIRTNPKAINSTLYKMISDTDVRKKCWDPTGSASAITPPGGLKKPYMTQKFLASSSSNSVGDVPYMRAGEMYLIEAEAKARSNDNSGAQDVLFILAKNRDPNYVKSTKTGTELIEEIMIQRRVELWGEGFRFTDLKRLNLPLNRNGANHQSALCLIFDVPAGDKQWEFLFPRDELNANPQIVQNPL
- a CDS encoding HupE/UreJ family protein → MNSEFYTFFQLGIQHIADIKAYDHILFIVALCAIYTPSDWRKVLVLVTAFTIGHSLTLGLSALNILVFPSKIIEFLIPVTILITAILNLTVARPGLKMTWWKYVLPMFFGFIHGSGFSNYFKSLLGKEENIIKPLFSFNVGIEVGQIGIVLSLMTLTWVVLRIVKNGFPIWSKLLSILAGLVALYLMYETKFW
- a CDS encoding SusC/RagA family TonB-linked outer membrane protein; the protein is MTHFAEAQIKITGLLQDESQQPLIGANVLVKGTQNGTITDIDGRFSIDAQLNDVIQFSYVGFQSKEHIVTSAEDLVITIESGVLGVSEVVVVAYGTVKRSNFTGSANTISSEQLSNRSLGNVASALVGAAPGVQTNAVNGQPGSAPAIRVRGFGSVNASNAPLFVVDGVPFSGNVANINADDVESISILKDAASTALYGSRAANGVVMITTKKGKIGHNNVSLKLSRGVSSRALPEYERVDAFQYYPLMWEAYRNSLAFRASNPVAIATASETATKDIAGLLAYNPFNVAGNTVVGTDGKLNPAASLIYNPEDLDWQKFITRQGNRNDASVNISGGQGKMDYLISLGYLDEKSFLVRSDFKRYTGRVNINNQALPWFRTGLNLSGTFVKSNLASSTGGTAFVNPFNFARNIGPIFPVYAYDPANPGQYLLNGLGEKQYDFGNLSALGLPNRPGGGYGGRHIVAETELNQEFFNRNAWGARTYGEISFLKDFKFTTNVTVDASNRTDYDYDNAIIGDGAPGGRSDKQYANVTSFTLNQLLNYSKAFGRHNFDFLFGHENFDYKDDNLRGFRAGQILEGNIELVNFTTTTTSRSEANKYKIESYFSRLMYDIDNKYFATLSYRTDGSSKFSKKNRWGDFYSASAAWRMDQESFIKNISWINALKLRTSYGVTGNDGVLDPDGLTLLYPSQPLYTIGFNNAAEPGIIQNSLGNEDLEWESNTTFDVALEFEVFKSRLGGTIEYFDRKSDNLLFQVPLPISAGITSQIKNVGSMFNRGVELNLFSDIIRTKNFNWNINFNVTALKNQITKLPQEEIISGTKKLSVGHSIYDYWLRDWYGVDPANGNGLYTANAFSASNTKVLANGDSVSSSQNNARFHYAGSAIPDFYGSVTILSLIKGYRFQHC
- the yidD gene encoding membrane protein insertion efficiency factor YidD is translated as MKKVVDTSHRIIKGIFIFPIRAYQYLLSPLLGANKCRYDPTCSHYMIQAIDEWGVIKGSWLGIKRIARCHPWGSWGYDPVPKKADSIKKS